The following proteins come from a genomic window of Lolium rigidum isolate FL_2022 chromosome 5, APGP_CSIRO_Lrig_0.1, whole genome shotgun sequence:
- the LOC124652661 gene encoding probable LRR receptor-like serine/threonine-protein kinase At1g56140, translated as MSFDPCTGQAANSTNIDPPFNPGIKCGLCTGTGNTSVCRITRLRIYALDAVGPIPEELWNLTALTNLDLGQNYLTGPLSSLIGELTAIEYINLGINALSGPLPKELGSLTNLLSLSISSNNFSGSLPSELGNLAKLEELYIDSAGFTGPLPSSLSRLTNMKILWASDNDFTGLIPDYIGSWSNLIDLRFQGNSFQGPLPATLSNLGQLTNLRIGDIVNGSSSSLAFITNMTSLITLVLRNCRISDKLVSLDFSNFTRLGLLDLSFNNITGQIPQTLFNLSSLSFLFLGNNSLSGTLPSSIGSLLKNLDFSYNQLSGSIPSWAKNSQLNLVSNNFTADSSSNSVLPTGSMCLQRDTPCFLGSPQSSSFAVDSGSVRSITDSDGPIYEPDDASLGPASYYVTGAPTWGVSNVGRFMDASNGSYIIYSSQQFQNTLDSALFLNARMSPSSLRYFGIGLENGNYTVTLQFAEFDFPDAQSWKSRGRRVFDIYVQGERKEQNFDIKKAAGGKSYTAVRKQYTVPVTKNFLEIHLFWAGKGTCCIPNQGYYGPAISALSATPNFTPTVLNAGAKKKGSKASVIVGVIVGVAVLGLATLAGLFVCIQKRRKLSLEEEELYNIVGRSNVLTYSELRSATENFSSNNLLGQGGYGSVYKGKLIDGRFVAVKQLSEASHQGKKEFAAEIETISRVQHRNLVKLYGCCLEGNKPLLVYEYLENGSLDRALFGKGRAHLDWPTRFEICLGIGRGLAYLHEESSIRVVHRDIKASNILLDANFNPKISDFGLAKLYDDQETHVSTKVAGTFGYLAPEYAMRGRMTEKVDVFAFGVVVLETLAGRPNYYTKDEDKVYIFEWVWELYEHNRPLDMLDPRLEEFNSEEVLRAIKVALICTQGSPHQRPPMSRVVAMLMGDIEAPDGVTKPSYITEWEIKGGGDTSYMISGVSGQSSSAACGPSQILSSDIYDGR; from the exons ATGAGCTTCGACCCCTGCACCGGCCAAGCCGCGAACAGCACCAACATAGACCCTCCCTTCAACCCGGGCATCAAGTGCGGACTCTGCACcggcaccggcaacacctctgtctGCCGCATCACCAGGCT GAGAATATACGCCTTGGACGCAGTCGGACCGATACCGGAAGAGCTGTGGAATCTCACTGCATTGACCAATCT TGATTTGGGGCAGAATTACTTAACAGGGCCTTTATCGTCGCTCATTGGGGAGTTGACTGCCATAGAGTACAT AAATCTTGGAATCAATGCGTTATCTGGACCTTTACCAAAGGAGCTCGGGAGCCTTACCAACCTTTTATCACT GAGCATTAGCTCAAACAATTTTAGTGGATCGCTTCCTTCAGAACTGGGAAACCTGGCAAAACTTGAGGAACT GTACATTGACAGTGCTGGCTTTACTGGTCCACTACCATCATCACTTTCCAGGCTCACAAATATGAAAATACT ATGGGCATCAGATAATGATTTTACTGGGCTAATACCTGATTATATTGGGAGCTGGAGTAATTTAATAGATCT GAGGTTTCAAGGCAATTCTTTTCAAGGTCCGCTTCCAGCTACCCTTTCCAATCTTGGCCAATTGACAAACTT ACGAATCGGTGATATAGTAAATGGAAGTTCTTCTTCATTGGCATTCATCACTAATATGACATCTTTGATCACCCT GGTGTTGAGAAACTGTAGGATATCTGATAAGCTTGTATCACTAGATTTTTCGAACTTCACAAGATTAGGTTTATT GGATTTGAGTTTCAACAATATCACAGGCCAAATACCACAAACTTTGTTTAACCTGAGCTCACTCAGCTTCTT ATTTCTTGGGAACAATAGCCTTTCCGGAACCCTTCCAAGCTCAATTGGATCTTTACTTAAAAATTT AGATTTTTCTTACAATCAGCTATCAGGAAGCATTCCTTCTTGGGCAAAAAATTCACAGTT GAATCTGGTGAGCAACAATTTCACTGCTGACAGTTCCAGCAACAG TGTCTTACCTACGGGGTCGATGTGCCTTCAGCGTGATACACCATGTTTTCTTGGTTCTCCACAGT CTTCTTCCTTTGCTGTGGACTCTGGTAGTGTTCGATCCATAACAGACTCAGATGGCCCTATCTATGAACCTGATGATGCCAGTCTTGGACCTGCATCATATTATGTTACAGGAGCACCAACATGGGGTGTTAGCAATGTCGGAAGGTTCATGGATGCATCAAATGGAAGTTATATAATATACAGTTCGCAGCAGTTTCAGAATACACTTGATTCGGCACTGTTCCTGAATGCAAGGATGTCACCGTCATCTTTAAGATACTTTGGAATTGGACTTGAGAACGGAAACTATACAGTTACACTTCAATTTGCAGAGTTTGACTTCCCAGACGCTCAGTCCTGGAAGAGCAGAGGTAGAAGGGTTTTCGATATATATGTCCAG GGTGAGCGTAAGGAGCAGAACTTTGACATAAAGAAGGCGGCAGGAGGGAAATCTTACACTGCAGTTAGGAAGCAGTACACTGTTCCTGTTACCAAGAACTTTCTTGAGATTCATCTCTTCTGGGCTGGCAAGGGCACTTGCTGCATTCCTAATCAAGGATACTACGGGCCTGCAATATCAGCTTTGAGTGCAACGCCAA ATTTCACTCCTACAGTACTTAATGCTGGGGCAAAGAAGAAAGGTAGTAAAGCAAGTGTGATTGTGGGAGTTATAGTTGGTGTGGCAGTTTTAGGATTAGCAACACTTGCCGGTCTCTTTGTTTGCATACAGAAAAGGCGAAAACTATCACTGGAGGAAGAAG AGTTGTACAATATTGTGGGAAGATCTAATGTCCTAACTTATAGTGAACTGAGGTCAGCTACTGAAAATTTCAGTTCTAATAACCTTCTTGGTCAAGGAGGATATGGGTCGGTCTATAAG GGAAAATTAATTGATGGTAGGTTCGTGGCAGTGAAGCAGCTGTCTGAAGCATCTCATCAGGGCAAAAAGGAATTCGCGGCGGAAATAGAAACTATATCTCGAGTGCAACATCGTAATCTTGTGAAGCTGTATGGTTGCTGCCTTGAGGGCAATAAGCCATTGCTGGTTTATGAGTACTTGGAGAATGGAAGCCTGGACCGTGCTCTGTTTG GAAAAGGGAGAGCACACTTAGACTGGCCAACACGTTTTGAGATATGCTTAGGCATTGGAAGAGGTCTGGCATATCTTCATGAAGAATCTAGCATCCGTGTTGTGCACAGGGACATAAAGGCCAGCAATATCTTACTTGATGCCAATTTCAATCCTAAGATCTCTGATTTCGGGCTTGCAAAACTTTATGATGACCAGGAGACACATGTCAGCACGAAAGTTGCTGGCACATT TGGTTATCTCGCACCTGAGTATGCGATGAGAGGCCGCATGACAGAGAAGGTTGATGTGTTTGCGTTTGGTGTTGTGGTGTTGGAGACTTTAGCTGGAAGACCTAATTATTACACTAAGGACGAAGACAAGGTTTATATATTTGAATGG GTCTGGGAACTGTACGAGCACAACCGTCCTCTAGACATGCTCGACCCGAGGCTTGAGGAGTTCAACAGCGAGGAGGTGCTCCGGGCCATCAAGGTGGCACTCATCTGCACCCAGGGCTCGCCCCACCAGCGTCCGCCCATGTCGAGGGTGGTGGCGATGCTGATGGGCGATATTGAGGCCCCTGACGGGGTGACCAAGCCCAGCTACATCACGGAGTGGGAGATCAAGGGCGGTGGCGACACCAGCTACATGATCTCTGGCGTCAGTGGGCAGTCTAGCTCGGCCGCGTGCGGCCCGTCGCAGATCCTGAGCTCTGACATCTACGATGGCCGTTGA